The region AAAACATTATAAAAATATAATATTTATTATTATTTAGTTACTATATATTCTTTTATATTTATAATAATTATTAAGTACTTTTTCTACATAACCTCTTGTCTCTGTATATGGAATTTTTTCTATAATTAAATCACCATTTTTTTCTTTTAACCAATTGAGTACATTTCCAATTCCTGCATTATAAGAAGCTGCTATCTGTGAAATATTACCATTTACTCTATCACTTATCCATTTTAAATATTGTGTTCCTATTTTTATGTTTGTATCTGGTTCTAATAATTTTTCTATAGTTATGTTGTTATCGAACATCTTTGCAGTCGGTAAAATTATTTGCATAAGACCATAGGCACTAGCTCTTGATACTAAAGATTTTCCAAATAAACTTTCTTGTTTTATTATACTATAAATCAATTCTTCTTCAATTCCATATTTTTTAGAATATTTTGATACTATTTTTTGATAATATTTTGGATATAACATTTTTTTTAATTCTTTATAATTATAAAATTTTCTATAATTAAGTAAAGAATTTCTAATTGCTTCATTATATGAAGTGTTTTTTTCAAATACTTTTGATATTAAATACTTTTTATATAAATCATCTTCTGGTGAAAAGTCATAATATTTTAATTCTATCTTTAAATACAAGGGGTTATTTAATTCTAATATTTTTTCTATTCTTGTATTAAATCTCTTATATTTCTCATTATATTTTTGTATTGGAAAATCTTTTGCCTTCTCTTTATAATTTTTTATTTCAATAGCTTTTTCATAATAATATGTATTTTGATTGAAAAATATAATATAATCAAGATATCCTTGTTTTTCCATACTATATAATTTATATCTATAAAACGCCGACAATTCTGAATAAGGATTATTTTTTATATAATTAACTAATAATTTTTTTAATTCCTTATATTTTTTTTGAGAAAAGTATATATTATATAACAATTGATATGCTTCTTTTTTATTACTTTGTAATAAATATTTTTCTGCATTATCATAATCTTTTTTAAAATAATACATTCTTCCTATTAAATGTATACTTTCTTTTTTAAAGTAACCTTCTTTTACGTTTTTGAAATAAGTAATTGCATTATCTAAATCACCTTTTCGTCTATATCCACTAGCCAAATAATAATAAATATACGAATCTATTTTCTTATTATTTTTATCTTTTAGATATAATTTTGAAATTTCAATTAATTCATTATAGTGTTTTGAATAATATAACATTTTTAATACGCTTATATTGGCCCACATATCTGATTTATTTTCAAGATATTTTCTATATAAAATTGATGCTTTATAATATTCACCTTTACTTTTAAAATATTTTGCTAATTTTAATCTGTCTTCTATTTTTAAGTTATCATAATTTTCATCTATATTATATTTTGTATTAAAAACATATCTATAATATTTATCTAATTTTATTAATTCTTTTAATGCAGTTTTTTCGTATTTGATAATATCAATATCAAAATAATCTATATATAACTTTAAAAAATATTCTTTTGCTTTTTCATAATTATTCATTTTTAAATAAGAGTAGGCTATATAATAATTTTTTTCATATTCGAAATATGATTTTTTATTTTTTTTAAAATATCCATTATTATAATCAGCTTCTAAAGGAATATACTTTGTTTGTTTTAAAAATTTAATTGCTGTTTCATAATTTCCCGTATAATAATAACTTAGGCCTATATAATAATACAAATATGTTGATTTAATTAAATTTGATTTTTTATATTCTATATTAATTTTTTTAAATTTTTCTATTGCCTTTTTATAATTTTTATTATTAAAATCCTTCATCCCATTATCAAATAACATATAGTCATTTATATCTACTGCAAATACAACTAGATTGGTTATTATAAATATAAATAAAATTATTTTTTTCATTATACCACCTCTTTTAAATTATAACATTAAATATATATAATTATAAATATATTTATAATTATATTGCAAAAAAATATTTTTAAGGTATAATATATTATCAAATAACATAGGAGGTATAATATGTTTTTTAAAATAATTGGTTTATTAGCTGCAGTTTTAACTACTTTTTCATTTTTACCGCAAGCTATAAAAACTATTAAAACTCAAAATACTGAAGGACTCTCTTTAGGTATGTATTCTATTTTTACAACTGGAGTTCTTTTTTGGATAATTTATGGTTTTTATTTAAAAGATATTGCTATTATTTCAGCTAATATAATTACATTTATTTTTGCAATATCTATTCTTATAGTTTTAATAAAAAATAATTTTAAAAAATAAAATATTCTTGACATATTTTTTTTATCATAGTATTATTGTTGTATATATTATACTACAATAAAAAGGAGAGAGAGATGAGTATAAATAAATTTGCAGTCTATCATAAAGCAAAATCAAATTTTGCTTATTTAACAACTGATAATAAAGTTCATATAAAAATTAAATGTGCAAAAAATGATGCTGATAACGTATATTTAATTTTTGGTGATAAATACGAATGGCATAAAAAACAAAAAATAAAAATGAAAAAAATTTCTACTGATAACGAATTTGATTATTATGGAATAAAAGTTTTTATTGATAGTAAAAGACTTTCATATTATTTTGAAATAGAAAAACATCACAAAATTTATTCTTATACAAATTTTGGTTTTTTTGATAATATAAAACAAGATGAAGCTTACCTTTTTGTTTTTCATTTTCCATATTTACATTTCGAAGAAAAAAACAATACTCCTACTTGGGTAAAAAATGCTATATTTTATCAAATTTTTCCTGAAAGATTTGAAATAGGTAATCCAGAATATAAAGACTATGTAAATGCAAAATGGGAAGAAAAACCAAAATACAATAGTTTTCATGGTGGTGATTTAAGAGGGATCATTAATAGACTTGATTATTTAAAAGAATTAGGAATTACTGCTCTTTATTTTACTCCTATTTTTAAAGCACCTTCAAATCATAAGTATGATACCATTGATTATATGGAGATAGATCCACATTTTGGTACAAAAAAAGATTTTAAAGAATTAATAAAAAAAGCCCATTCATTTGGAATTAAAATAATTCTTGATGCAGTATTTAACCATACTGGAGATAAATTTTTTGCCTTTCAAGATATATTAAAAAATCAAGAAAATTCAAAATATAAAGATTGGTATTACATTAAAAAATTTCCAATTGATTTGGAATATTTAGAAAAGAAAAGAAAAGAAAAAGGTTGGAAAGATTGGTATATCGACGAAAAAACTGGCAAAAATATTTTACCTTATGAAACCTTTGCCCATACTCAACACATGCCAAAATTAAATTTATTCAACAAAGATGCTAAAGAATATATTTTAAATGCTGTTAAATATTGGACTAAAGAGTTTAATATTGATGGTTGGAGACTCGATGTAGCAGATGAAGTTCCTCAATCATTTTGGAAAGAATTTAGAAAAGTAGTAAGAGATATAAATAAAGATGCTTATATTGTTGGTGAAATATGGAGTAATTCTGAAAATTGGCTAAATGGTGACCAGTTTGATGCTGTAATGAATTATGGTGTTACATATCTTTGTACTCAATATTTTGCAGAAAATAGAATAAATAGTATTGAATTTCTTGAAGGTATCAATAGTTTATTAATGAAATATCAAGAACAAACTAATTTTTCAATGTTAAATCTCTTAGATTCTCATGATACAGCTAGATTTTTAAATAAATGTAATTTTAATGAAGAAAAACATTTATTAGCACTTACTTTTATAATGACATATATTGGAGCGCCTATGATATATTACGGTACTGAAATTGGCATGGATGGAGAACACGATCCTGATTGTAGAAAAGGTATGATTTGGAATAAAAATAAATGGAATATGAAATATTATAATTATATAAAAAGATTAATTAGAATAAGAAAAGAAAATATCGAATTACAAGAAGGAGAATTTATTCCTCATTTTAATAAAAAATTACTTTCTTTTGAAAGGATTTATAAAAACAATAAAATTTTAGTTATTATAAATAACAGTAAAAAAGAAATACGATATAAATTAGAAAATAAC is a window of Hypnocyclicus thermotrophus DNA encoding:
- a CDS encoding lytic transglycosylase domain-containing protein, giving the protein MKKIILFIFIITNLVVFAVDINDYMLFDNGMKDFNNKNYKKAIEKFKKINIEYKKSNLIKSTYLYYYIGLSYYYTGNYETAIKFLKQTKYIPLEADYNNGYFKKNKKSYFEYEKNYYIAYSYLKMNNYEKAKEYFLKLYIDYFDIDIIKYEKTALKELIKLDKYYRYVFNTKYNIDENYDNLKIEDRLKLAKYFKSKGEYYKASILYRKYLENKSDMWANISVLKMLYYSKHYNELIEISKLYLKDKNNKKIDSYIYYYLASGYRRKGDLDNAITYFKNVKEGYFKKESIHLIGRMYYFKKDYDNAEKYLLQSNKKEAYQLLYNIYFSQKKYKELKKLLVNYIKNNPYSELSAFYRYKLYSMEKQGYLDYIIFFNQNTYYYEKAIEIKNYKEKAKDFPIQKYNEKYKRFNTRIEKILELNNPLYLKIELKYYDFSPEDDLYKKYLISKVFEKNTSYNEAIRNSLLNYRKFYNYKELKKMLYPKYYQKIVSKYSKKYGIEEELIYSIIKQESLFGKSLVSRASAYGLMQIILPTAKMFDNNITIEKLLEPDTNIKIGTQYLKWISDRVNGNISQIAASYNAGIGNVLNWLKEKNGDLIIEKIPYTETRGYVEKVLNNYYKYKRIYSN
- a CDS encoding SemiSWEET transporter, which encodes MFFKIIGLLAAVLTTFSFLPQAIKTIKTQNTEGLSLGMYSIFTTGVLFWIIYGFYLKDIAIISANIITFIFAISILIVLIKNNFKK
- a CDS encoding glycoside hydrolase family 13 protein, translating into MSINKFAVYHKAKSNFAYLTTDNKVHIKIKCAKNDADNVYLIFGDKYEWHKKQKIKMKKISTDNEFDYYGIKVFIDSKRLSYYFEIEKHHKIYSYTNFGFFDNIKQDEAYLFVFHFPYLHFEEKNNTPTWVKNAIFYQIFPERFEIGNPEYKDYVNAKWEEKPKYNSFHGGDLRGIINRLDYLKELGITALYFTPIFKAPSNHKYDTIDYMEIDPHFGTKKDFKELIKKAHSFGIKIILDAVFNHTGDKFFAFQDILKNQENSKYKDWYYIKKFPIDLEYLEKKRKEKGWKDWYIDEKTGKNILPYETFAHTQHMPKLNLFNKDAKEYILNAVKYWTKEFNIDGWRLDVADEVPQSFWKEFRKVVRDINKDAYIVGEIWSNSENWLNGDQFDAVMNYGVTYLCTQYFAENRINSIEFLEGINSLLMKYQEQTNFSMLNLLDSHDTARFLNKCNFNEEKHLLALTFIMTYIGAPMIYYGTEIGMDGEHDPDCRKGMIWNKNKWNMKYYNYIKRLIRIRKENIELQEGEFIPHFNKKLLSFERIYKNNKILVIINNSKKEIRYKLENNYTQELITNKIIKKEIILQPYQAAILK